From a single Abyssibacter profundi genomic region:
- the aroC gene encoding chorismate synthase, whose protein sequence is MAGNTFGHLFSVTSFGESHGPAIGGVIDGCPPGLAIDEAMLQRELDRRRPGTSRHVTQRKEPDTVEILSGVFEGRTTGTPIGLLIRNQDQRSRDYDKIKSVYRPNHADYAYDQKYGFRDYRGGGRSSARETAVRVAAGAVARAYLREQLGIVVRACVTAIGTRSLPIEDWSAVDQNPFFCAAPNQVDALEADLIQLRRDGDSVGAVLQVEATGMLPGLGEPVFDRLDADLAKAMMGINAVKGVEVGDGFAAASQRGSEHRDVLSPDGFGSNHSGGVAGGISTGQDLVLRVAFKPTSSIIIPGETITRSGESTEMRTTGRHDPCVGIRAVPIVEAMMALVLMDHWMRHRAQNADVTPPSPRIPAQR, encoded by the coding sequence ATGGCTGGAAACACCTTCGGACACCTGTTCTCTGTCACTTCCTTCGGCGAGTCCCACGGGCCGGCGATCGGAGGTGTGATCGATGGCTGCCCTCCGGGCTTGGCCATCGACGAGGCGATGCTGCAGCGCGAACTCGACCGCCGCCGCCCCGGGACCTCGCGCCATGTCACGCAGCGCAAGGAGCCGGATACCGTGGAAATCCTGTCCGGCGTTTTCGAGGGCCGGACCACCGGTACGCCAATCGGGCTGCTGATCCGTAATCAGGATCAGCGTTCCCGGGACTACGACAAGATCAAGTCGGTGTACCGCCCGAATCATGCGGACTATGCCTACGACCAGAAATACGGCTTCCGCGACTATCGGGGGGGTGGGCGCTCCAGCGCGCGCGAGACGGCGGTGCGTGTGGCCGCCGGTGCGGTGGCACGTGCCTATCTGCGCGAGCAATTGGGCATCGTGGTGCGGGCCTGTGTCACCGCCATCGGCACAAGGTCGCTACCCATCGAGGATTGGTCCGCCGTTGACCAGAACCCATTTTTTTGTGCGGCTCCAAACCAGGTCGATGCGCTGGAGGCGGATCTCATCCAGCTTCGCAGAGATGGTGATTCGGTCGGGGCGGTGCTGCAGGTCGAGGCCACCGGGATGCTGCCTGGCCTGGGCGAGCCGGTTTTCGATCGCCTGGACGCGGATCTCGCGAAGGCGATGATGGGCATTAATGCGGTCAAGGGTGTCGAGGTCGGTGATGGTTTCGCGGCTGCTTCCCAGCGTGGCAGCGAGCACCGGGATGTGCTGAGCCCTGACGGGTTTGGTTCGAATCACTCCGGTGGGGTGGCCGGTGGCATCAGCACCGGCCAGGACCTGGTGCTACGCGTCGCATTCAAGCCCACTTCCAGCATCATCATTCCCGGTGAGACGATTACCCGCTCGGGCGAGTCCACCGAAATGCGGACGACAGGTCGGCATGACCCCTGTGTCGGTATCCGGGCGGTCCCCATTGTCGAGGCGATGATGGCCTTGGTGCTCATGGACCATTGGATGCGGCATCGCGCCCAAAACGCCGATGTCACGCCGCCGAGCCCGCGTATCCCGGCGCAGCGCTAG
- the asd gene encoding archaetidylserine decarboxylase (Phosphatidylserine decarboxylase is synthesized as a single chain precursor. Generation of the pyruvoyl active site from a Ser is coupled to cleavage of a Gly-Ser bond between the larger (beta) and smaller (alpha chains). It is an integral membrane protein.) produces MSSTRPSLTAKQRAFVWLQRVLPTLWLSQLAHLVTRSQRPWLKRRLITRFMTHFGISLEEARLRDADAYVSFNHFFTRALLANARPLDTAADALVSPVDGTVSEAGPIEEGRLIQAKGIRYSAADLLGVDTVGLGTFLGGEFATLYLSPSDYHRIHMPMDGRLVAMHFEPGRLFSVNPTTVAGIPGVFNRNERLALLFDTAVGPLALVLVGAIFVGSIETRWTGVVTPPHGQRAWKKTMETPLPVSKGEEIGRFNMGSTVILLSGAGAVEWIDSLVAGTSVRMGQRVGTLGGLQ; encoded by the coding sequence GTGAGTTCGACCCGTCCGAGCCTGACCGCCAAACAACGCGCATTTGTCTGGCTACAGCGCGTTCTGCCAACGTTGTGGCTTTCGCAGCTGGCGCATTTGGTCACGCGTAGCCAGCGCCCCTGGCTCAAGCGCCGGCTCATCACCCGCTTCATGACCCATTTTGGCATCTCGCTGGAGGAGGCGCGGCTACGAGACGCCGATGCCTATGTCAGCTTCAACCATTTTTTCACCCGCGCCTTGCTCGCCAATGCGCGGCCGTTGGATACAGCCGCCGATGCCCTGGTCAGCCCCGTGGATGGCACGGTCAGCGAAGCCGGGCCGATTGAGGAAGGCCGGCTCATCCAGGCCAAGGGCATCCGCTATTCGGCGGCTGATCTGCTGGGCGTTGATACCGTTGGTCTGGGCACGTTTCTCGGTGGCGAATTCGCCACCCTTTATCTGTCCCCCAGCGATTATCATCGGATTCATATGCCTATGGACGGCAGACTGGTGGCCATGCACTTCGAGCCAGGACGGCTCTTCAGCGTTAATCCGACGACCGTCGCGGGCATCCCGGGCGTGTTTAACCGCAACGAGCGTCTCGCCCTGCTTTTCGATACCGCGGTCGGTCCGCTGGCCCTGGTGCTGGTGGGGGCCATCTTCGTGGGGTCCATCGAAACCCGATGGACCGGGGTTGTCACCCCGCCCCATGGCCAGCGGGCCTGGAAGAAAACCATGGAAACACCGCTGCCCGTCTCAAAAGGTGAAGAAATCGGTCGATTTAACATGGGATCGACTGTCATCCTCTTATCCGGAGCCGGCGCCGTCGAATGGATCGACTCGCTGGTCGCCGGCACTTCGGTCCGTATGGGACAACGCGTAGGCACGTTAGGAGGCCTGCAATGA
- the prmB gene encoding 50S ribosomal protein L3 N(5)-glutamine methyltransferase, with product MTDTATDSVIDALTTGRDWIRWGASELHRAHRCSGHGFSTPLDECAFLIRHLLGLPQTSDDHWLDAHVLRAERQMIYDALHERIVDARPTAYITGEAWFAGLPFAVDERVLIPRSPLGELIQAQFRPWLPDAPRRILDLCCGSGCIGIAAALAFPDAELVLADLSPDALSVAADNVELYGLEARCSLVESDLFAALDAEPFDLILTNPPYVPREEVEVLPAEFGHEPRMGLESGDDGLFHPAQIVAQARQFLTERGALIGEVGAWWPELEAAFPRVSFTWVELEQGGEGVFYVPAEGLPKG from the coding sequence ATGACAGACACGGCGACAGATTCCGTGATTGATGCCCTGACGACCGGGCGAGACTGGATTCGCTGGGGTGCCAGCGAGTTGCATCGCGCACATCGGTGCAGCGGCCACGGCTTTTCCACTCCGCTGGATGAGTGCGCGTTTCTGATCCGTCATCTGCTGGGGTTGCCGCAGACCAGCGATGATCACTGGCTGGACGCGCATGTGCTGCGCGCCGAGCGCCAGATGATTTACGACGCTCTGCACGAGCGCATCGTCGATGCGAGACCGACGGCGTACATCACCGGCGAAGCCTGGTTCGCCGGTCTGCCGTTCGCGGTGGATGAGCGTGTCCTGATTCCACGGTCTCCGCTGGGCGAGTTGATCCAGGCGCAGTTCCGGCCCTGGCTGCCCGATGCACCTCGCCGGATTCTGGATCTTTGCTGTGGTTCGGGCTGTATCGGAATCGCAGCTGCGCTGGCGTTTCCTGACGCCGAGCTGGTGCTGGCGGATCTGTCCCCGGATGCCTTGTCGGTCGCCGCTGACAACGTGGAACTCTACGGCCTGGAAGCGCGCTGCTCGCTGGTGGAGTCGGATTTGTTTGCGGCCCTCGATGCCGAGCCATTCGACCTGATTCTCACCAACCCTCCGTATGTCCCGCGTGAGGAGGTAGAGGTGCTGCCGGCCGAATTCGGGCACGAGCCGCGCATGGGCCTGGAGTCCGGAGACGACGGACTGTTTCATCCAGCGCAAATCGTGGCCCAGGCAAGGCAATTCCTGACCGAACGCGGTGCCCTGATCGGCGAGGTGGGCGCCTGGTGGCCGGAGCTGGAAGCGGCATTTCCCCGGGTTTCCTTCACCTGGGTGGAACTGGAGCAGGGGGGGGAGGGAGTGTTCTACGTCCCCGCCGAGGGCTTGCCGAAGGGCTGA
- a CDS encoding SCO family protein: MSKRLLLLVVVAPALLGLMIAMIVRAPTPVQSITLLDQPRALPSAQLLTGEGQTVIANAPGDQWRLLFFGFTHCPDICPTTLERLARVRGGSKTLEDDLRLEFVTVDPERDTPQAMHQYATYFDPSIRSLTGEAEAIRRFAEGAGIAFLKVPLDEGGYTMDHSAALVLVNPQGRIAGYILPPWDVDTLRQDLETVVSS; encoded by the coding sequence ATGTCCAAGCGTCTGCTGCTGCTCGTTGTTGTTGCCCCCGCATTACTGGGGCTGATGATTGCCATGATCGTTCGTGCACCGACACCGGTGCAATCCATCACCCTACTCGATCAACCACGCGCCCTGCCTTCGGCACAGTTACTCACGGGCGAAGGCCAGACGGTGATCGCCAACGCGCCCGGCGACCAGTGGCGCCTGCTGTTCTTCGGGTTCACGCACTGCCCGGACATCTGCCCGACCACGCTGGAGCGTCTGGCGCGTGTGCGCGGAGGCTCCAAGACACTTGAAGACGATTTGCGTCTGGAGTTCGTAACCGTCGACCCGGAGCGCGACACCCCGCAGGCCATGCATCAGTACGCCACGTACTTCGATCCGTCGATTCGGTCGCTAACCGGCGAGGCCGAAGCCATCCGCAGGTTCGCCGAGGGCGCCGGCATCGCATTTCTGAAGGTCCCTCTGGACGAGGGTGGTTACACGATGGACCACTCCGCCGCCCTGGTGCTGGTCAATCCGCAAGGCCGGATCGCAGGCTACATCCTGCCACCTTGGGATGTGGACACCTTGCGGCAGGACCTGGAAACGGTGGTTTCTTCGTGA
- a CDS encoding DUF6502 family protein, with translation MNLARKESLGYAAQTMDMDAHSQLDRALRRLLRPLVRIMLRQGISFGEFSEIAKRTYMEIAWDEFTPDDARPSDSRVAIMTGLTRKEVKRLRETRAQATEVSTNHMNRATRVLSGWFRDPDFCDERGQPRILNMTDDGPQFPALVRRYSGDMPPRAMLEELRRVKAVTVDEDGIHVLSRSFVPAGGDPDSLRMFGLAMSDLGNTIEHNLDEGPDGDLLFQRYVSNARLNPRMVPLFKRLLADRGMQLLESLDDWLSSEEQDDDASTTPAHVGVGIYFFDRSDEPPADR, from the coding sequence ATGAATCTGGCAAGAAAGGAGTCGCTGGGCTACGCTGCCCAGACAATGGACATGGATGCTCACAGCCAACTGGACCGGGCCTTACGGCGATTATTGCGACCGCTTGTTCGCATCATGCTGCGCCAGGGTATTTCGTTCGGGGAATTTTCCGAGATTGCCAAGCGCACCTATATGGAGATCGCTTGGGACGAATTCACGCCCGACGATGCCCGCCCCTCGGATTCCCGCGTCGCGATCATGACGGGGCTGACCCGCAAGGAAGTCAAACGATTGCGTGAAACCCGGGCGCAGGCCACCGAGGTCTCGACCAACCACATGAACCGGGCCACCCGGGTGCTGTCAGGTTGGTTCCGCGACCCGGATTTCTGCGACGAACGCGGCCAGCCGCGCATTCTCAACATGACCGATGACGGCCCGCAGTTCCCTGCGCTGGTGCGTCGTTACTCCGGCGACATGCCGCCGCGCGCCATGCTCGAAGAGCTGCGTCGGGTCAAAGCGGTGACCGTGGACGAGGACGGCATCCATGTGCTGTCTCGCAGCTTCGTACCGGCCGGTGGCGACCCTGACAGCCTGCGGATGTTCGGGCTGGCCATGAGCGACCTGGGCAACACCATCGAGCACAACCTCGACGAGGGGCCGGATGGCGATTTGCTGTTTCAGCGCTATGTTTCGAATGCACGGCTCAATCCGCGCATGGTGCCGCTGTTCAAACGCCTGCTGGCCGACCGCGGCATGCAACTGCTGGAGTCGCTGGATGATTGGCTCTCCAGCGAGGAGCAGGATGACGATGCGTCCACCACGCCAGCCCACGTCGGCGTAGGCATCTACTTTTTTGACCGGTCGGATGAGCCGCCGGCGGACCGATAA